The genomic stretch CGTAACTGCGATCCCTCGCGGCGCAAGCGTGCTGGGACGCGTAATCGAGGCGAAGGACGCGACTCACTACACCGGCAACTCCGTGCTGACCCTCGAACTGACGCAGATCACCGCCAACGGACAAACCTTCCACCTCGTCACCGACCCCTACACCCAGCAGGGCAAGGGACGCGGCAAGAACACGGCTGAGAAAGTGGGCGGTGGAGCGGCCATCGGTGCCCTGATTGGCGCGCTGGCAGGTGGCGGCAAGGGTGCGGCTATCGGCGCGGCGACTGGCGGCGGCGTGGGCGCCGGAGCCAACACCATCACCCGAGGAGAGCAGGTAAAGCTGCCCTCCGAAAGCATGGTGAACTTCCGCCTTCAGAACCCCATCTCGGTGACGACGACAACCACCCCAGGTGGACAGCAGGTCAAGTCCTATGACAGTGGCGATACATCCCAACCCGATCCAACGCTGCAGCAGCGCTAGAAGCTGCGAAACACGATGGGGGAGGCACGAGGCCTCCCCCATCGTGTTTCTGTACACACTAGATCGAGTAGCGCCCTGCCTCGATCATCGCTCTTGCCACGGAACGGCTGACTTCAATGGTGTTCACCGGCGTATGCTTCGACAGGCGCCGGAAGATGGCCAGTTGCGTCCGCAGCATATCTCCCTCTGCGACAGCCGCCAGCACGCGGCGGGCGGCGTTCTCGATCACCGAGAAGCAGTTCTCCGCATGGACCCTGGTTATAGCCTGAGCGATAGCCGCGGAAGTGGAACCGGACTGGTGCAACTTTTGCGCACGCAGCAGTGCCGACTCCAGCGAATAGACCTGAATCAGAATGTCGGCAAGCTCCCCCATCACCTCCTGCTGATCCACTAACGCAGCCATGTACTTCTGCGAAGCCGCGCCGGCGGCAAAGAGAGCTATTTTTTTTGCGCTGGCCAGCAGAGCAACTTCGCCGGCGAGCGGGTCGCTGGATTCCCCGGCATCTTCAAACGAAGGCGGCGCCATCACCTCTTCCATCAGCCTGGAGATTGCAGGCATGAGCGCAAGCTGGCCGGTCATGGCGCGCTTCATCAGCCAGCCGGTAATGATGAGGCGATTGATCTCGTTGGTGCCTTCGAAGATGCGGTTGATGCGCGAGTCGCGGTAGGCGCGCTCCGCCGGATACTCCTCCACGTAACCGTAACCGGCGTAAATCTGCACCATGTGATCCGTGACCATGTCGAGCATCTCCGACCCATACACCTTCAGGATGGAACACTCCACGGCGTACTCTTCGACGCGCTTCTGAATCTCGCGCGAGGAGTGCGCGGCATCTGCGGCAAGGGTCGCCAGCGCCTGATCGATCATGCCCACCGTGCGATATGCCATGCTTTCGCCGGCAAAGATCCCAATAGCGCAGGCAGCAATCTTCTCCTGCACCATCCCAAACTCCGCGATAGGCTTGCCAAAGGCCATGCGCTCCTTCGCATAGCGGATGCTGTTGCCGAGAGAGCCGCGCGCCCCTCCCAGGCATGCTGCGGCCAGCTTGAAGCGTCCAATGTTCAGGATGTTAAACGCGATATATTGGCCCTTCCCTGCCTCGCCGAGAAGATTCTCCACCGGCACCTTGCAGTCGGAAAGAATCAGCGGGCAGGTAGACGATCCTCGAATCCCCAGCTTGTGCTCTTCCGCGCCAATCGAAAGCCCCGGCGTTCCGCGCTCGATGAGGAAGGCGGAGAACTTCTCTCCATCGATCTTGGCGAAGACGGTAAACACATCGGCAAATCCTGCATTCGTGATCCACATCTTCTCGCCGTTCAGGATGTAGTGTTTGCCATCCGCCGAGAGTTCGGCGCGCGTGCGGATATTCATTGCATCCGAGCCCGAGGTCGCCTCGGACAGCGCATAGGCTCCAATCCATTCGCCGGTCGCCAGCTTCGGCAGATACTTCTTCTTCTGATCCTCCGTGCCGTACCAGACAATCGGGAGCGTTCCAATGCCAACATGTGCGCTGAAGGCAACCGAAAAGCTCGCATAGACAGAGAGACGGTCGGCAACAATTGCGGACGTGGTCTTATCCATTGCCAGGCCGCCATACTCCTCCGGTATATCGACCGCCATCAGGCCGAGATCCCCTGCTTTTTTCAGGATGCTGCGGGTGACCTCGAAGTTCTTGGCTTCGATCTGATCGGATGCCGGCAGCACCTCGCTCACCGCAAACTGTGCAGCGGTATCGGCGATCTGGCGCTGCTCTTCGCTGAAGTCTTCAGGAGTAAAGACCTCCTCTGCTGTGCGGTTTTCGATCAGGAAACTTCCGCCTGCTACGGGCTTGGCGATGGGAGATGCAACGGTGGCCATAGATCCGCTCCTAACTTCCGATTCTTAACCCTGGTTGGAGCTGCGCCGAATGCCGGCTCAGCTCAGATTCTCAAAAATTCCGGCAGCGCCCATGCCTCCGCCCACACACATGGTCACCATGCCATAGTGCGAGCCACGCCGCTTCATCTCGTGCAGCAAGGTTGCGGTAAGCTTC from Acidisarcina sp. encodes the following:
- a CDS encoding acyl-CoA dehydrogenase family protein, yielding MATVASPIAKPVAGGSFLIENRTAEEVFTPEDFSEEQRQIADTAAQFAVSEVLPASDQIEAKNFEVTRSILKKAGDLGLMAVDIPEEYGGLAMDKTTSAIVADRLSVYASFSVAFSAHVGIGTLPIVWYGTEDQKKKYLPKLATGEWIGAYALSEATSGSDAMNIRTRAELSADGKHYILNGEKMWITNAGFADVFTVFAKIDGEKFSAFLIERGTPGLSIGAEEHKLGIRGSSTCPLILSDCKVPVENLLGEAGKGQYIAFNILNIGRFKLAAACLGGARGSLGNSIRYAKERMAFGKPIAEFGMVQEKIAACAIGIFAGESMAYRTVGMIDQALATLAADAAHSSREIQKRVEEYAVECSILKVYGSEMLDMVTDHMVQIYAGYGYVEEYPAERAYRDSRINRIFEGTNEINRLIITGWLMKRAMTGQLALMPAISRLMEEVMAPPSFEDAGESSDPLAGEVALLASAKKIALFAAGAASQKYMAALVDQQEVMGELADILIQVYSLESALLRAQKLHQSGSTSAAIAQAITRVHAENCFSVIENAARRVLAAVAEGDMLRTQLAIFRRLSKHTPVNTIEVSRSVARAMIEAGRYSI